One window of Phaenicophaeus curvirostris isolate KB17595 chromosome 22, BPBGC_Pcur_1.0, whole genome shotgun sequence genomic DNA carries:
- the EPHA8 gene encoding ephrin type-A receptor 8 yields MAWARRDLTSSLSVLIALAASLSATTSEVNLLDTSTILGDWGWMTYPSHGWDSINEMDEFFSPIHTYQVCNVMTPNQNNWLRTNWVQRDGARRVYAEIKFTLRDCNSMPGVLGTCKETFNLYYLESDRDLGSSTRESQFLKIDTIAADESFTNVDLGVRRLKLNTEVRGVGPLSKRGFYLAFQDIGACIAIVSVRVYYKKCPAMVRNLASFSEAVTGADSSSLVEVRGECVGHSEERDTPKMYCSAEGEWLVPIGKCVCSAGYEEQRDSCTACQLGFYKSAPGDQLCAKCPLHSHSESRAARVCHCNGGFYRAVQDPPSAACTRPPSAPVNLISSVNGTSVTLEWGPPLDKGGRADIVYNVVCRRCAGDTGQCEACGSGIRFMPQQMSLVQGPLTVTNLLAHTNYSFWVEAINGVSDLSLESRRAAVANITTNQAAPSQVVVVRQESTGHNSVTLLWQEPDQPNGIILEYEIKYYEKDKEMQSYSTLKSKGTTATISGLKPATRYIFQVRARTSAGCGKFSQAVEVETGKPVSLRYDTMTIVWICLTLITGLVALLVVLICKKRHCGYSKAFQDSDEEKMHYQNGQVKFPESKFYVDPHTYEDPCQAVHEFTREIEASRIKIEKVIGSGESGEVCYGRLKLPGKREIPVAIKALKAGYTEKQRRDFLSEASIMAQFDHPNIIHLEGVVTRSKLVMIVTEYMENGSLDTFLRKHDGQFTIIQLVGMLRGIGAGMRYLSDLGYVHRDLAARNILVNSNLVCKVSDFGLSRILEDDPDAAYTTTGGKIPIRWTAPEAIAYRKFSSASDVWSYGIVMWEVLAFGERPYWNMTNRDVINSVEEGYRLPAPMGCPTALHQLMLDCWQKDRSERPRFSQIVGILDKLIRNPEHLKCTATVNRFTQTPFNRSLLDLGNCLTVEDWLDSIRLGHYRDNFAMAGYSSLGMVMRMNIEDVRSLGITMMGHQKKILSSIQAMRSQTLNTNGPRRHL; encoded by the exons TGAACTTGCTAGACACGTCAACAATCCTGGGGGACTGGGGCTGGATGACTTATCCCTCGCATGGG TGGGATTCGATCAATGAAATGGATGAGTTTTTCAGCCCCATCCACACCTACCAGGTCTGTAATGTCATGACCCCCAACCAGAACAACTGGCTACGGACCAACTGGGTTCAACGTGATGGTGCGCGGCGGGTCTACGCAGAGATTAAATTCACGCTGCGGGACTGTAACAGCATGCCGGGTGTGCTGGGCACCTGCAAGGAGACTTTCAACCTCTACTACCTGGAGTCTGACCGGGACCTGGGCTCCAGCACCCGGGAGAGCCAGTTTCTGAAGATCGACACCATCGCAGCTGATGAGAGCTTCACCAACGTGGACCTGGGGGTGAGGCGCCTGAAGCTGAACACGGAGGTGCGAGGCGTGGGGCCCTTGAGCAAGAGAGGTTTCTACTTGGCCTTCCAGGACATCGGCGCTTGCATAGCCATTGTCTCCGTGCGGGTTTACTACAAGAAGTGCCCAGCAATGGTGAGGAACCTGGCGTCCTTCTCTGAGGCAGTAACTGGAGCGGACTCGTCCTCCTTGGTGGAAGTGCGAGGAGAGTGTGTGGGCCACTCGGAGGAGAGGGACACCCCCAAAATGTACTGCAGTGCCGAGGGAGAATGGTTGGTGCCCATCGGGAAGTGTGTGTGCAGCGCTGGCTATGAAGAGCAACGGGATTCCTGCACAG cctgcCAGCTGGGATTTTACAAGTCAGCCCCTGGGGACCAGCTGTGTGCAAAGTGCCCCTTGCACAGCCACTCGGAGAGCCGGGCAGCCCGCGTGTGCCACTGCAACGGAGGCTTCTACAGGGCAGTGCAGGACCCCCCCTCAGCCGCCTGCACGC GGCCTCCCTCTGCTCCCGTGAACCTGATCTCCAGTGTAAATGGCACCTCGGTGACGCTGGAGTGGGGCCCACCCCTGGACAAGGGGGGACGCGCCGACATCGTGTACAACGTGGTCTGCAGGCGCTGCGCGGGGGACACCGGCCAGTGCGAGGCGTGCGGCAGCGGCATCCGCTTCATGCCCCAGCAGATGAGCCTGGTGCAGGGACCGCTGACCGTGACCAACCTCCTGGCCCACACCAACTACTCCTTTTGGGTCGAGGCCATCAACGGCGTATCTGACCTCAGTCTAGAGTCCAGGAGAGCTGCAGTTGCCAACATCACAACAAACCAGGCAG CCCCGTCCCAGGTGGTCGTGGTCCGCCAGGAGAGCACGGGTCATAACAGCGTCACCTTGCTGTGGCAAGAGCCAGACCAGCCCAACGGCATCATCCTGGAGTACGAGATCAAGTACTACGAGAAG GACAAGGAAATGCAGAGCTATTCTACTCTGAAATCCAAGGGCACCACCGCCACCATCTCTGGGCTCAAACCCGCAACCCGGTACATTTTCCAGGTTCGAGCTCGCACCTCCGCTGGCTGCGGGAAGTTCAGTCAGGCTGTGGAGGTGGAAACAGGGAAGccag TCTCTCTTCGGTATGACACAATGACAATTGTCTGGATCTGTCTGACACTCATTACTGGCCTTGTTGCGCTGCTGGTGGTCCTAATCTGCAAGAAGAG GCATTGCGGGTACAGCAAGGCTTTCCAGGATTCCGACGAGGAGAAGATGCATTATCAGAACGGGCAAG TGAAATTCCCCGAATCCAAGTTCTATGTGGACCCCCACACGTACGAGGACCCCTGCCAAGCCGTGCATGAATTCACCCGTGAAATCGAGGCCTCCAGGATCAAGATTGAGAAGGTCATTGGGTCCG GGGAGTCTGGAGAGGTGTGCTACGGCCGCCTGAAGCTGCCAGGGAAGAGAGAGATTCCTGTGGCCATCAAGGCACTGAAAGCAGGCtacacagagaaacagagacGGGACTTCTTGAGTGAAGCCAGCATCATGGCACAGTTTGATCACCCCAACATCATCCACCTGGAGGGGGTGGTGACCAGGA GCAAATTGGTGATGATTGTTACTGAATACATGGAGAACGGCTCGCTAGACACCTTCCTCAGG AAACATGATGGGCAGTTCACCATCATCCAGCTGGTGGGCATGTTGCGTGGCATTGGAGCAGGTATGAGGTACCTGTCCGACCTGGGCTACGTGCATCGAGATCTGGCTGCCCGCAACATCCTGGTGAACAGCAACCTGGTCTGCAAAGTGTCCGACTTCGGCCTCTCTCGCATCCTGGAGGATGACCCCGACGCTGCGTACACCACCACG GGAGGGAAGATCCCCATTCGCTGGACGGCTCCAGAGGCCATCGCATACCGCAAGTTCTCCTCAGCCAGTGATGTGTGGAGCTACGGCATCGtcatgtgggaggtgctggCCTTTGGCGAGCGCCCGTACTGGAACATGACCAACCGGGAC GTCATTAATTCAGTGGAGGAAGGCTACCGCCTGCCTGCGCCCATGGGCTGCCCCACCGCCCTGCACCAGCTCATGCTGGATTGCTGGCAGAAGGACCGCAGTGAGAGGCCGCGCTTCTCGCAGATCGTCGGCATCCTGGACAAGCTCATCCGCAACCCTGAGCACTTAAAGTGCACGGCAACCGTGAACCG GTTCACCCAAACACCCTTCAACAGGAGCCTCCTTGACCTGGGCAACTGCTTGACAGTGGAGGACTGGCTGGACTCCATCCGGCTGGGGCACTACCGGGACAACTTTGCCATGGCTGGGTACTCCTCCCTGGGCATGGTGATGCGCATGAACATCGA